CGAAATTTTGCTATAAATTATAGACGCAACTGAAAAATTTGATCAATTtctctcgcttttacccgtcttcactgtgttaccattCCCGCACGCGACAACCGCTCAGATTCGCGCGGTTTGCccgtaagcggaaaccgcttCCACTATGTGTGCCGCCTATGACTCAGTACTAAAATTACATAACAAAATCCTGGAAATGGTGGAATACTTTAGATATTTGGGGAGCTGGACTGACTGTAGGGTTGGAGGTAAGGAGGAAAAAACTTTATTAGCTGGCGTTCTGTATTGTGCTGTAAAAGTCTGTTATTGACCACGCGGCTAAGAGTAATGAAGTGCTACGTCGGGCTGTTTTGTtttatggatgtgaaacctggacaaAAAAATAAGAATCTTAACAAATTAAAAGCGTTCGAGTTGTACTGTTACCGTCGCATGCTCCGAATCTCGTGGACAGCACACATATCCAACGAACGTGTACTGGAGTTAATGCACAAAGAGCGAGCATTGATCAATATCACAAAAAGAAGTACGGTTCAGTACTTCGATCATAATATAATAGAGAGATATTGCATAGTCACTTTTGCTCTTGCTGTATTACAACACGCGTTATTTTGACAGTAGAGCATGCGCAGATATGATATTTGGCTTATGTACACTGCGTTATTAATTGGAAATAGTACCTGCCGTTATTAGGGGAGCCGTTACGCTGTGCGGTATTCGTTGCGCGATTTTCTTTTcaggttatgtttgttgtttttctttcatttaaaccaagtttatttgtaataattttctaaaatggGTACCTCAGACAGTAGCAAACGAATCATATTTACATCTGATGacgatttgtgtttattaaaataagttttaaGTCAAAATCAATTGCCTTATTCAGAAAATTGGACATTAGTTCAGGAAAACATGAAGTGTACAAcaggaattttttttttgttttaagaaCACTCAAGGATCATTTGTTTGTCATGCTCGATATTTGGAAGAGAATTCAAACCTTCCTTCCATTTAAATTAAATTCTTTATTTGTAGCACGTAATAGGTGTATGTTGATCTTCCAGAATGTTATGCAAGATGATAAACTAGATGTCTACATCATTAGCATTGGCCAAAATGAGAGCTTCTAACTAAATATTGAtccaaaattgtataaaattagACATACAACTAATCTTAATCGAGCCGTAAAAATACCACCACCAAAATATTGAGCAATATCAGTATTTATGACACGTTTGAGAAATgtaaaggtagacttccgcaccaagcgaccgagacaggagaccacgacaggcgacagataggcgaggtctccccacgactgctctcaatgcaattatatcagggtagttctgcagcccgcgaccgagaccagcgaccaactatcgtctaatcgcgacctatctgtcgcctgtcgcggtctcctgtctcggtcgcttggtgcggaagtctacctttaaTTCTGTCAAAATAGCGAGGTGTAAATAGCGCATCGTAGGCTGTATCaaatttgcaatatctctctaTTGAGAGTAGCTAAATATCActtactccggttgatcattcagggcaaaatgaaagaaaaacGTTAAGTTGGAAGAAAACAGCTGTCttggctgcgtaacattagacaattGACAGGTCGATCAATCGAATAATTGTTCCATATAGCTGCAGTTCGAGAAAAAGTTCATCAccttgttaatacgacgatagttaacgcttgaaaacaagcaaggcaaacaaagaaaaatattgtaGATAAAACGTGCACATTAAAATGTTTTTGTTTCTGTAAAAACTTTATGAAGTAAAAAACTTACCTTCTTCAAGATCGGTTTAAAGTCAATTTTTGTGTTGATTTTGAATTTGGGTAGGGTGATGGCAACTCTAGCAGATTCCAATGGTTGTGGAGCCAAGTATTCTTTCAAGTTCTGTTCAGCAGCTGCTAATCCATTGATTTCGTCCGGTAATACAAAGGTCATAGTAACATTTGCGCCTTGAAATCCGAGCTCCAAAAATTTAGCTTTAAGTTTGTCATTGTAAGCGTATTTGGCGAATGCTTCAGTGTACATGGTGGGGATTTTCTTGGATTCAGTAGGTGAGCTGTGGAACAATCTATCAGCAGAGTTGTATTTTTCGAATGGATGATCCCATTTTCCAGTGTAGTATAAAGCATTAACTAATACCAATACTGTGCTAGCATCCAACATTTGGGGATCAATGAGATTTTGGATTTTGTGGTTAGTTTGGTCTTCAACCCAGCCATTGATAGTGCCAGCGGCTTCTGCAGGTTTGTTATAGTCTAGATTTTGTACGCCTGAATTATAATCATTCACAGCAACATCTTGGAATGCTTTTTCAATTGGAAAACCTTTCGCTGGATAAATTTTGTTTGCTGATAACAATTTTAAATCGGGTGTGTTGACCTTTAGGCGAGATGTTATTTCAGTGAATGCCTTATTTACATCTGTTATGTTATTGGGTAAGCCCAAACCTATCAACAGCTGTTTTTGCGTTTCTCCTTTGGCCCCATTTGCAAGCAAAGATAAGACGATTTCTGCAGACAGTCCACTAAGAATAATGTTTTCCTTGCCTACTGTTTTCACGAGTTCCTGTAACAGAAGAAAATATGGTTATAAAATgtagataaataaaaataaatatagtaaaataaatgtagataaataaataatatgagtATAAAAAGTAAGTGATATAAAATTCATAatggaaaaaataaacaaaatataaagaTATCCAATGCGTAATCTGCAAAAAAAATCAGAAGTGCGAAAACAGAATATGTACTACAAAAATTGTGAGGAAATTAAAGAGTTCTAAGCAAAGCACGACAGCTTTAACGTCCACAAGAATGTCAAAGATCTCCTTGGCATTAGTAGTAAAAAATTTTGATGTATTATACGATAGCAATGGAAAAATAGTCACATAAATATATCTGAAGCTAGacctatactctgggctaattagcaaaatacaaggaaaagttatttaccagcaattttattgctggaatcgaatcttattattgtctgtattaataatataggtatgcaaagtccgcagatagtgtgctactttttttataaacaaaatggcgcccgaaaatcgtgtttttctcaatttttgctctataactccaaagattttaattttacaccaaaaacactcaaataaaaattcaccacaattaaattctgcatagagacgtgttttttccgattcatttccacgaaaactttccccggaaaaagcgggtttttccaacaaaatctttaattttcaactaaaattttagataagtaattgtaaatcaataattaaatagcttggtagtgtaaaagccctttttgtatagattataattccagaagccgatggaaattaaatgaaccgtttagcaacaattgaattgttgattaaaaatttacggtcgctataatgacgacaataattatggtgcataagaataactatgattttttcataaaaatacgctatacctatctaatgtactttacagaattaaaattggaatatttaagtggcctcaggaataatttaaaattataaacaattttttagcttataaacaaatagaatatctcgggaaatattaaactaaattaaattatgaaaacggcattcgaaaatcagcggcaggatgcttcttttaaaagaaaacacGTTTAATTAttacgagtggttcctgagatacaaccggtcaaagctgaccggaatttacggcaaatatataaacaataggatcataatttttaaaccgtcacctttttatttttatcctccttctccacaccaattttcatatctttaatatacttataacatatattattacaataaaaactatcgataatacgtttGAAAATTGCCacaaatagcaaaattccaatcaaaaattaggttggagaaaatgtaaccctcaaagttcaaaatcggtatacgttaaaaaaatgcattttctcggctcttcatggagcaatttccttcattctttttttgttccctaataactcgagtagagccatcgaactaaagcattattaaatgtcaaacttgcttttgttttgttataatagattaatttatttataagaacagaaaactacatttttttccagttgtaagctttttttagataaacttactacaagtgtaacttttaaagttaaaaacataaatattctcatttgaaagctgtataattatttaaacaatttttatttaaacaaattaaaattttgtgttataataaataaattaatttattataacaaaacaaaagcaagtttgacatttaataacgcgttagttcgatggctctactcgagttacttgggaacaaaaaaagaatgaaggaaattgctccatgggaagccgagaaaatgcattttttaacgtataccgattttgaactttgagtgttacattttctccaacctaatttttgattgaaattttgctatttttggcaattttcacacgtattatcgatagtttttattataataatgtatgttatgagtattttaaggatatgaaaattggtgtggagaaagaggacaaaaataaaaaggtgatggtttgaaaattatcgtcctattgtttatatctttgtcgtaaattttggtcaactttgaccggttgtatctcaggaactactattcataattaaacgttttttcttttagaagaagcgtcctgccgctgtttttcgaataccgtttttacaatttaatttagtttaatatttaccgagatattctatttgtttataagccaaaaaattctttataattttaaaatattcctgaggccgcttaaatagtccaatttcaattctgtaaagtacattagatatatatagtgtctttttatcaaaaaatcatagttattcttatgcaccataattattgtcgttattatagtgaccggaaatttttaattaacaattcaattgttactaaacggttcattcaatttccatcggcttctggaattataatttgtacaaaaagggcttttacattacctagttatttaattattgattaacaattacttatctgaAATTTTAGTTgagaattaaaaattttgttggaaaaacccgctttttccgggcaaagttttcgtcaaagtgaatcgggaaaaacacgtctctatgcagaatttaattgcggtgaatttttatttgggtgtttttgttgtaaaactaaaatctttggagttatagagcaaaaattgaaaaaaacacgattttcgggcgccattttgtttataaaaaaagtagcacactatctgcggactttgcatacctatattattaatatataccatcataagattcgattccagcaataaaattgctggtaaataacttttccaaaaaatggcctattctccgataatcagcccagactactatGGAAGAAATACACTACACAACTCTTCGAAGATGAGAGAAGCCAAACTAACCTTGAAAATTTTAAAGGTGAATTGGGACCAGACATAATAAAATATGAAGTGATATATGCACTAAACACGCTATAGAACCAAAAAGCTGCAGGTCCAGATCAAATGCTAGCAGAAATTCTCAAACTAATAGAGAAGGACAAGATTTATGTTTTGGCAGAGTTAATCGACATCATATATATTATAAAACTGAAATAATACCAAATGAATGGCAACTATCAACGTTTGTAAATCTTCCAAAAAAGAATAATGCCAAGATTTGCTCTAACTATCGTACAATAAGTTTTATGAGTCACGCACTGAAAATCCTGCTAAAAGTGATTTGTAATATAATATGCAGGAAACGATTTCTATCAGTTTCTATCGATTTCTATCAGTCGGAATAACATGCAGGATTTCGATTGGGTCACGAAAAAAACGACCATTTGCAATGCCTGAACACTAGTCGAAAAGTCTATCGAATATAATAGACCACTTGCTCTTATCTTTGTTGACTTCCacaaagcatttgatacagtgGAAACAGTCACTATATTAAAAGTACTATCAGAATGCAGAACCACAGATATGAATGCTAGACCACAGACATGCGAATATTATTCGAAATATATACGAAAAGGCGACAACAACTGTTAACCTTCATTGCATGATTGAGAAGATAAAAATTGGCAGAACAGTGCGACATTGAGGTACCTTGTCGCCAAAACTATTTATAACAGTCAAGCAGTACACCTTTAAACGACTAGAGTGGGAATCAAAGGGTTTTTTCATCGATGGAAAGGTACTAAATCACTTCCAATATGCCGACGACATTTGTCTCACAACAGACGACAACAGACAACAGAAGAAGCTAGAGTTATGCCACAACTACAGCAAGTAACACAGAGAGTCGGTTTAAAGATAAATTATGCAAAAACAAAATGATGACGGGCGGGACATGTTGCAAGAATGAAATATGACAGACGGAAAAATAAATTGCTTGAGTGGAGACCTCGAGCAGAGAAGCGAAGGTGAGGAAGACCCCCAACGTGGTAGGAAAGACCCTCAGAAAGACGTGGTCAGAAAAACGTGGTCAAAAAGACGCGAGGGAAGACCCGCAACAGCATTGTGACCAATTAGATACCAGAGGCGCAGAACAGAAGAAGATGGAAATAtctggaggaggcctatgttcaacaattgacaaatcagggctgattgatgatgGTAATGCAGGAAACTAGATATAGACATAAACGATTCAAATTTGGATTGC
The window above is part of the Diabrotica virgifera virgifera chromosome 2, PGI_DIABVI_V3a genome. Proteins encoded here:
- the LOC114333727 gene encoding alaserpin isoform X4 produces the protein MRCSVLVVLIIASIFGCNADNLNSVVQGNDEFTANTYKELVKTVGKENIILSGLSAEIVLSLLANGAKGETQKQLLIGLGLPNNITDVNKAFTEITSRLKVNTPDLKLLSANKIYPAKGFPIEKAFQDVAVNDYNSGVQNLDYNKPAEAAGTINGWVEDQTNHKIQNLIDPQMLDASTVLVLVNALYYTGKWDHPFEKYNSADRLFHSSPTESKKIPTMYTEAFAKYAYNDKLKAKFLELGFQGANVTMTFVLPDEINGLAAAEQNLKEYLAPQPLESARVAITLPKFKINTKIDFKPILKKLGITQMFEDSADLTGIAKAPLKVDFVLQKAFIDVNEDGVEAAAATAVGAIDRMLLLKIPQKIAYTFNADHPFMFYMKEKSLDLVLFSGRFNM
- the LOC114333727 gene encoding alaserpin isoform X6, whose translation is MRCSVLVVLIIASIFGCNADNLNSVVQGNDEFTANTYKELVKTVGKENIILSGLSAEIVLSLLANGAKGETQKQLLIGLGLPNNITDVNKAFTEITSRLKVNTPDLKLLSANKIYPAKGFPIEKAFQDVAVNDYNSGVQNLDYNKPAEAAGTINGWVEDQTNHKIQNLIDPQMLDASTVLVLVNALYYTGKWDHPFEKYNSADRLFHSSPTESKKIPTMYTEAFAKYAYNDKLKAKFLELGFQGANVTMTFVLPDEINGLAAAEQNLKEYLAPQPLESARVAITLPKFKINTKIDFKPILKKLGITQMFEDSADLTGIAKAPLKVDFVLQKAFIDVNEDGVEAAAATAAGVINRILLLKTPQKIVYTFNADHPFMFYMKEKSLDLVLFSGRFNM
- the LOC114333727 gene encoding antichymotrypsin-2 isoform X23, coding for MRCSVLVVLIIASIFGCNADNLNSVVQGNDEFTANTYKELVKTVGKENIILSGLSAEIVLSLLANGAKGETQKQLLIGLGLPNNITDVNKAFTEITSRLKVNTPDLKLLSANKIYPAKGFPIEKAFQDVAVNDYNSGVQNLDYNKPAEAAGTINGWVEDQTNHKIQNLIDPQMLDASTVLVLVNALYYTGKWDHPFEKYNSADRLFHSSPTESKKIPTMYTEAFAKYAYNDKLKAKFLELGFQGANVTMTFVLPDEINGLAAAEQNLKEYLAPQPLESARVAITLPKFKINTKIDFKPILKKLGITQMFEDSADLTGIAKAPLKVDFVLQKAFIDVNEDGVEAAAATAVGVAFITSVGQEPVVRYDFKADHPFFFYIRQRNTGVTLFAGRFV
- the LOC114333727 gene encoding alaserpin isoform X19, coding for MRCSVLVVLIIASIFGCNADNLNSVVQGNDEFTANTYKELVKTVGKENIILSGLSAEIVLSLLANGAKGETQKQLLIGLGLPNNITDVNKAFTEITSRLKVNTPDLKLLSANKIYPAKGFPIEKAFQDVAVNDYNSGVQNLDYNKPAEAAGTINGWVEDQTNHKIQNLIDPQMLDASTVLVLVNALYYTGKWDHPFEKYNSADRLFHSSPTESKKIPTMYTEAFAKYAYNDKLKAKFLELGFQGANVTMTFVLPDEINGLAAAEQNLKEYLAPQPLESARVAITLPKFKINTKIDFKPILKKLGITQMFEDSADLTGIAKAPLKVDFVLQKAFIDVNEDGVEAAAATAVGIKKALASIRPPAPRFIFNANHPFYFYIKDYNTGVTLSTGRFVK
- the LOC114333727 gene encoding antichymotrypsin-2 isoform X28 — protein: MRCSVLVVLIIASIFGCNADNLNSVVQGNDEFTANTYKELVKTVGKENIILSGLSAEIVLSLLANGAKGETQKQLLIGLGLPNNITDVNKAFTEITSRLKVNTPDLKLLSANKIYPAKGFPIEKAFQDVAVNDYNSGVQNLDYNKPAEAAGTINGWVEDQTNHKIQNLIDPQMLDASTVLVLVNALYYTGKWDHPFEKYNSADRLFHSSPTESKKIPTMYTEAFAKYAYNDKLKAKFLELGFQGANVTMTFVLPDEINGLAAAEQNLKEYLAPQPLESARVAITLPKFKINTKIDFKPILKKLGITQMFEDSADLTGIAKAPLKVDFVLQKAFIDVNEDGVEAAAATAEFVGFSFHEIPKTEHTFNADHPFSFYIKDKSTSVTLFAGSFVK
- the LOC114333727 gene encoding alaserpin isoform X31, with the protein product MRCSVLVVLIIASIFGCNADNLNSVVQGNDEFTANTYKELVKTVGKENIILSGLSAEIVLSLLANGAKGETQKQLLIGLGLPNNITDVNKAFTEITSRLKVNTPDLKLLSANKIYPAKGFPIEKAFQDVAVNDYNSGVQNLDYNKPAEAAGTINGWVEDQTNHKIQNLIDPQMLDASTVLVLVNALYYTGKWDHPFEKYNSADRLFHSSPTESKKIPTMYTEAFAKYAYNDKLKAKFLELGFQGANVTMTFVLPDEINGLAAAEQNLKEYLAPQPLESARVAITLPKFKINTKIDFKPILKKLGITQMFEDSADLTGIAKAPLKVDFVLQKAFIDVNEDGVEAAAATAVAIIPTSLHRINHYFQADHPFLFYVRENTHGSMLFAGRFNQ
- the LOC114333727 gene encoding antichymotrypsin-2 isoform X29; this encodes MRCSVLVVLIIASIFGCNADNLNSVVQGNDEFTANTYKELVKTVGKENIILSGLSAEIVLSLLANGAKGETQKQLLIGLGLPNNITDVNKAFTEITSRLKVNTPDLKLLSANKIYPAKGFPIEKAFQDVAVNDYNSGVQNLDYNKPAEAAGTINGWVEDQTNHKIQNLIDPQMLDASTVLVLVNALYYTGKWDHPFEKYNSADRLFHSSPTESKKIPTMYTEAFAKYAYNDKLKAKFLELGFQGANVTMTFVLPDEINGLAAAEQNLKEYLAPQPLESARVAITLPKFKINTKIDFKPILKKLGITQMFEDSADLTGIAKAPLKVDFVLQKAFIDVNEDGVEAAAATAVGVNYLSAVTGPDCVFVADHPFFFYIKDNDYNVLLFVGSFTQ
- the LOC114333727 gene encoding antichymotrypsin-2 isoform X14 encodes the protein MRCSVLVVLIIASIFGCNADNLNSVVQGNDEFTANTYKELVKTVGKENIILSGLSAEIVLSLLANGAKGETQKQLLIGLGLPNNITDVNKAFTEITSRLKVNTPDLKLLSANKIYPAKGFPIEKAFQDVAVNDYNSGVQNLDYNKPAEAAGTINGWVEDQTNHKIQNLIDPQMLDASTVLVLVNALYYTGKWDHPFEKYNSADRLFHSSPTESKKIPTMYTEAFAKYAYNDKLKAKFLELGFQGANVTMTFVLPDEINGLAAAEQNLKEYLAPQPLESARVAITLPKFKINTKIDFKPILKKLGITQMFEDSADLTGIAKAPLKVDFVLQKAFIDVNEDGVEAAAATAVGVSYIDSIDEIPSVRYTFTADHPFYFYLKDQSTGVTLFSGRFMK
- the LOC114333727 gene encoding antichymotrypsin-2 isoform X21 → MRCSVLVVLIIASIFGCNADNLNSVVQGNDEFTANTYKELVKTVGKENIILSGLSAEIVLSLLANGAKGETQKQLLIGLGLPNNITDVNKAFTEITSRLKVNTPDLKLLSANKIYPAKGFPIEKAFQDVAVNDYNSGVQNLDYNKPAEAAGTINGWVEDQTNHKIQNLIDPQMLDASTVLVLVNALYYTGKWDHPFEKYNSADRLFHSSPTESKKIPTMYTEAFAKYAYNDKLKAKFLELGFQGANVTMTFVLPDEINGLAAAEQNLKEYLAPQPLESARVAITLPKFKINTKIDFKPILKKLGITQMFEDSADLTGIAKAPLKVDFVLQKAFIDVNEDGVEAAAATAVGIDFFSLHSIESVEQHFKADHPFLFYIRENAHGSILFAGRFNQ
- the LOC114333727 gene encoding alaserpin isoform X25, with protein sequence MRCSVLVVLIIASIFGCNADNLNSVVQGNDEFTANTYKELVKTVGKENIILSGLSAEIVLSLLANGAKGETQKQLLIGLGLPNNITDVNKAFTEITSRLKVNTPDLKLLSANKIYPAKGFPIEKAFQDVAVNDYNSGVQNLDYNKPAEAAGTINGWVEDQTNHKIQNLIDPQMLDASTVLVLVNALYYTGKWDHPFEKYNSADRLFHSSPTESKKIPTMYTEAFAKYAYNDKLKAKFLELGFQGANVTMTFVLPDEINGLAAAEQNLKEYLAPQPLESARVAITLPKFKINTKIDFKPILKKLGITQMFEDSADLTGIAKAPLKVDFVLQKAFIDVNEDGVEAAAATAVGEDRIGGFRRPPSIKFEANHPFFFYIRQNDDLATLFLGRLNA
- the LOC114333727 gene encoding alaserpin isoform X1; amino-acid sequence: MRCSVLVVLIIASIFGCNADNLNSVVQGNDEFTANTYKELVKTVGKENIILSGLSAEIVLSLLANGAKGETQKQLLIGLGLPNNITDVNKAFTEITSRLKVNTPDLKLLSANKIYPAKGFPIEKAFQDVAVNDYNSGVQNLDYNKPAEAAGTINGWVEDQTNHKIQNLIDPQMLDASTVLVLVNALYYTGKWDHPFEKYNSADRLFHSSPTESKKIPTMYTEAFAKYAYNDKLKAKFLELGFQGANVTMTFVLPDEINGLAAAEQNLKEYLAPQPLESARVAITLPKFKINTKIDFKPILKKLGITQMFEDSADLTGIAKAPLKVDFVLQKAFIDVNEDGVEAAAATAVGIVESAFIEPDPQYNLSRSPILFLHKGTWFRSNFIRWKIQHFIRLKYLQSVYIR
- the LOC114333727 gene encoding antichymotrypsin-2 isoform X32, whose product is MRCSVLVVLIIASIFGCNADNLNSVVQGNDEFTANTYKELVKTVGKENIILSGLSAEIVLSLLANGAKGETQKQLLIGLGLPNNITDVNKAFTEITSRLKVNTPDLKLLSANKIYPAKGFPIEKAFQDVAVNDYNSGVQNLDYNKPAEAAGTINGWVEDQTNHKIQNLIDPQMLDASTVLVLVNALYYTGKWDHPFEKYNSADRLFHSSPTESKKIPTMYTEAFAKYAYNDKLKAKFLELGFQGANVTMTFVLPDEINGLAAAEQNLKEYLAPQPLESARVAITLPKFKINTKIDFKPILKKLGITQMFEDSADLTGIAKAPLKVDFVLQKAFIDVNEDGVEAAAATAVEVVDKIGLGNPNYSFNADHPFIFFIKENDEIVLFAGRFNQ
- the LOC114333727 gene encoding alaserpin isoform X33, with amino-acid sequence MRCSVLVVLIIASIFGCNADNLNSVVQGNDEFTANTYKELVKTVGKENIILSGLSAEIVLSLLANGAKGETQKQLLIGLGLPNNITDVNKAFTEITSRLKVNTPDLKLLSANKIYPAKGFPIEKAFQDVAVNDYNSGVQNLDYNKPAEAAGTINGWVEDQTNHKIQNLIDPQMLDASTVLVLVNALYYTGKWDHPFEKYNSADRLFHSSPTESKKIPTMYTEAFAKYAYNDKLKAKFLELGFQGANVTMTFVLPDEINGLAAAEQNLKEYLAPQPLESARVAITLPKFKINTKIDFKPILKKLGITQMFEDSADLTGIAKAPLKVDFVLQKAFIDVNEDGVEAAAATAVGVSLTSIQLTKYTFNANRPFFFYIRENSKHVTLFAGRFSK
- the LOC114333727 gene encoding alaserpin isoform X13 translates to MRCSVLVVLIIASIFGCNADNLNSVVQGNDEFTANTYKELVKTVGKENIILSGLSAEIVLSLLANGAKGETQKQLLIGLGLPNNITDVNKAFTEITSRLKVNTPDLKLLSANKIYPAKGFPIEKAFQDVAVNDYNSGVQNLDYNKPAEAAGTINGWVEDQTNHKIQNLIDPQMLDASTVLVLVNALYYTGKWDHPFEKYNSADRLFHSSPTESKKIPTMYTEAFAKYAYNDKLKAKFLELGFQGANVTMTFVLPDEINGLAAAEQNLKEYLAPQPLESARVAITLPKFKINTKIDFKPILKKLGITQMFEDSADLTGIAKAPLKVDFVLQKAFIDVNEDGVEAAAATAVFVNHIRPSLPPPPPQYEFNADRPFLFYINENNSGVALFAGRFHQ
- the LOC114333727 gene encoding alaserpin isoform X34, producing MRCSVLVVLIIASIFGCNADNLNSVVQGNDEFTANTYKELVKTVGKENIILSGLSAEIVLSLLANGAKGETQKQLLIGLGLPNNITDVNKAFTEITSRLKVNTPDLKLLSANKIYPAKGFPIEKAFQDVAVNDYNSGVQNLDYNKPAEAAGTINGWVEDQTNHKIQNLIDPQMLDASTVLVLVNALYYTGKWDHPFEKYNSADRLFHSSPTESKKIPTMYTEAFAKYAYNDKLKAKFLELGFQGANVTMTFVLPDEINGLAAAEQNLKEYLAPQPLESARVAITLPKFKINTKIDFKPILKKLGITQMFEDSADLTGIAKAPLKVDFVLQKAFIDVNEDGVEAAAATAVDVVNVTSFLQTEYVFNANRPFFFYIRENSARITLFSGRFV
- the LOC114333727 gene encoding alaserpin isoform X30, whose product is MRCSVLVVLIIASIFGCNADNLNSVVQGNDEFTANTYKELVKTVGKENIILSGLSAEIVLSLLANGAKGETQKQLLIGLGLPNNITDVNKAFTEITSRLKVNTPDLKLLSANKIYPAKGFPIEKAFQDVAVNDYNSGVQNLDYNKPAEAAGTINGWVEDQTNHKIQNLIDPQMLDASTVLVLVNALYYTGKWDHPFEKYNSADRLFHSSPTESKKIPTMYTEAFAKYAYNDKLKAKFLELGFQGANVTMTFVLPDEINGLAAAEQNLKEYLAPQPLESARVAITLPKFKINTKIDFKPILKKLGITQMFEDSADLTGIAKAPLKVDFVLQKAFIDVNEDGVEAAAATAVGITKSAVAPARRFIFNADHPFFFYIKYRNTGVTLFAGRFVK
- the LOC114333727 gene encoding alaserpin isoform X24; amino-acid sequence: MRCSVLVVLIIASIFGCNADNLNSVVQGNDEFTANTYKELVKTVGKENIILSGLSAEIVLSLLANGAKGETQKQLLIGLGLPNNITDVNKAFTEITSRLKVNTPDLKLLSANKIYPAKGFPIEKAFQDVAVNDYNSGVQNLDYNKPAEAAGTINGWVEDQTNHKIQNLIDPQMLDASTVLVLVNALYYTGKWDHPFEKYNSADRLFHSSPTESKKIPTMYTEAFAKYAYNDKLKAKFLELGFQGANVTMTFVLPDEINGLAAAEQNLKEYLAPQPLESARVAITLPKFKINTKIDFKPILKKLGITQMFEDSADLTGIAKAPLKVDFVLQKAFIDVNEDGVEAAAATAVGAIPAGFVILPPQKFIFNADHPFYFYIKDRNTGVTLFSGRFVK
- the LOC114333727 gene encoding antichymotrypsin-2 isoform X12, yielding MRCSVLVVLIIASIFGCNADNLNSVVQGNDEFTANTYKELVKTVGKENIILSGLSAEIVLSLLANGAKGETQKQLLIGLGLPNNITDVNKAFTEITSRLKVNTPDLKLLSANKIYPAKGFPIEKAFQDVAVNDYNSGVQNLDYNKPAEAAGTINGWVEDQTNHKIQNLIDPQMLDASTVLVLVNALYYTGKWDHPFEKYNSADRLFHSSPTESKKIPTMYTEAFAKYAYNDKLKAKFLELGFQGANVTMTFVLPDEINGLAAAEQNLKEYLAPQPLESARVAITLPKFKINTKIDFKPILKKLGITQMFEDSADLTGIAKAPLKVDFVLQKAFIDVNEDGVEAAAATAVGVNVAITSVHHQPIVPYEFKADHPFFFYIRQHNTDVTLFAGRFV
- the LOC114333727 gene encoding alaserpin isoform X17; this translates as MRCSVLVVLIIASIFGCNADNLNSVVQGNDEFTANTYKELVKTVGKENIILSGLSAEIVLSLLANGAKGETQKQLLIGLGLPNNITDVNKAFTEITSRLKVNTPDLKLLSANKIYPAKGFPIEKAFQDVAVNDYNSGVQNLDYNKPAEAAGTINGWVEDQTNHKIQNLIDPQMLDASTVLVLVNALYYTGKWDHPFEKYNSADRLFHSSPTESKKIPTMYTEAFAKYAYNDKLKAKFLELGFQGANVTMTFVLPDEINGLAAAEQNLKEYLAPQPLESARVAITLPKFKINTKIDFKPILKKLGITQMFEDSADLTGIAKAPLKVDFVLQKAFIDVNEDGVEAAAATAVGISFISAPIYRPPKYTFQADRPFFFYIRENNKGVTLFAGRYNKV